The DNA sequence TGTGCGGGTGTGGCGGAATTGGTAGACGCACCAGATTTAGGTTCTGGCGCCTTTGGCGTGGGGGTTCGAGTCCCTTCACCCGCACCACTGGCTCTTCCGAAGGAAGATGCCGCAACTCTCGAAACAACAGCATGCGGCAGTCGCTCCAAGGGAGCGATGAGAGCATTTGGCTCTAGGTCTCTCTTTTCACCCGCACCACTTTGAAATGGCCTATCGCATTCGGCTACCTGAGGCCGGTTTGGTTCCAGGTTTACGCGTCTCACCCGCTCCAAAGCTCGGAAAACTCAGCTCTTTACAGCACCGCACGGGGCGGCAGCCGCTTTGAAAAATGATGTGAGTGCGGTCTGCCGGTCTTTCGGTTGGCTGTGGCTGAAAACACAAAACGGACCGGGCACGCGAGGCGTGGTCCCGATCCGTTGTCTGCACCGGACGCGCGGCGAAGCGGGGCTCAGCCGTCCTTGTAGTAGTAGCTGTAGCCGTTCAGCGCTGGCGCGCCGCCAAGGTGCGCATAAAGCACCCGAGACCCCTCGGGGAAAAACCCCTTGCGGGTGAGGTCGATCATGCCCTGCATGGATTTGCCCTCGTAGACCGGGTCCGTCATCATCGCTTCGGTCCGGGCCGCGAGGCGGATCGCGTCGTTGGTTTCGTCCGACGGCACCCCATAGGCGGGGTAGGCGTAATCGTTATTGATGACGATGTCCTGCTCGGTGATCTCCTGGCCCAGTTCGACCAGCTCGGCGGTGTTGCGGGCGATCTCCGTCACCTGGGCGCGGGTCTGCTCGGGCGTGGCGGAGGCGTCGATGCCGATCACCCGGTCGGCGCGGCCCTGGTCCTTGAACCCGACGATCATGCCCGCCTGGGTGGAGCCGGTCACGACGCAGACCACGATGTAGTCGAACTTGAACCCCAGTTCTTCCTCCTGCTGGGCGACCTCTTCGGCAAAACCGATGTAGCCCAGTGCGCCGTATTTATGCACCGATGCACCGGCGGGAATGCCGTAGGGGACGCCGCCTTCGTCGCGCACCGACTGCATCGCGTTTTCCCAGCTTTCGCGAATGCCGATGTCGAAACCTTCGTCGACCAGGCGCGAATCCGCACCCATCAGGCGGGTCATCAGAATGTTGCCCACCCGGTCGTAGACGGCATCGAAATGCGGCACCCATTTTTCCTGAACCACCACGCATTTCATGCCGATCTTGGCGGCGGTCGCGGCGACCATGCGGGTGTGGTTGGACTGGACGCCGCCGATGGACACCAGCGTATCGGCCCCAGAGGCAAGCGCGTCCGGCACGATGTATTCGAGCTTGCGCAGTTTGTTGCCGCCCATGGCAAGACCGGAATTGCAGTCGTCCCGCTTTGCGTAGATTTCGACCTTGCCGCCCAGCGCCTCGGACAGGCGCGGCAGGTGTTCGATCGGCGTTTTGCCGTAGGTGAGCGGATAGCGTTCGAATTTCTCAAGCAATGACATGGCTGTCTCCCGTGTTGTCGGCGCTGACACTACCGAATAATGCCAGAGATGTCCTTTCAATATCGAGGGATTTTTTCTATGTATTGCGTGGCAAGAGGTCTGGATAAGGTATGATTTTTCACCAGCGTCCTTCAAATTGAAAGAAATCATCAGACGAGTCCCTGCTCGAATCACGTTCCACTTCACCGCCGGCCGTGCGGTGGCTCAGACAAGGAAACCAAACCCGTGAATGACACACCTGCCGATCCGCTCAGCCGGTCCGAACTCACCCTGTTGCGGTTGCTGCAAGAGGACGGGCGGCAGACCAACGCCGAACTGGCCAAGCGGATCAATGTCAGCGCCGCGACCTGCCACCGGCGCACGCAAAGACTTTTTGACGAAGGCTTCATCACCGGCGTCCGCGCGACCGTGGACCCCCACAAGGTCGGGCTGGGCGCACTGGTCATGGTGGGGATCGTCCTGGACCGGTCCACGCCCGAAAGCTTTGCCGCATTCGAAGAGGCGATCGCCCGGGAGGACGCGATACTGGATTGCGATCTGGTGGCCGGGGACTTCGACTACCTACTGCGGATCAGGGTGTCCGACATGAGCGATTTCA is a window from the Sulfitobacter sp. THAF37 genome containing:
- a CDS encoding Lrp/AsnC family transcriptional regulator; translation: MNDTPADPLSRSELTLLRLLQEDGRQTNAELAKRINVSAATCHRRTQRLFDEGFITGVRATVDPHKVGLGALVMVGIVLDRSTPESFAAFEEAIAREDAILDCDLVAGDFDYLLRIRVSDMSDFNRLHTRKLIALPGVRQARTFFVIKEVKSNAPLKF
- a CDS encoding 1-aminocyclopropane-1-carboxylate deaminase; its protein translation is MSLLEKFERYPLTYGKTPIEHLPRLSEALGGKVEIYAKRDDCNSGLAMGGNKLRKLEYIVPDALASGADTLVSIGGVQSNHTRMVAATAAKIGMKCVVVQEKWVPHFDAVYDRVGNILMTRLMGADSRLVDEGFDIGIRESWENAMQSVRDEGGVPYGIPAGASVHKYGALGYIGFAEEVAQQEEELGFKFDYIVVCVVTGSTQAGMIVGFKDQGRADRVIGIDASATPEQTRAQVTEIARNTAELVELGQEITEQDIVINNDYAYPAYGVPSDETNDAIRLAARTEAMMTDPVYEGKSMQGMIDLTRKGFFPEGSRVLYAHLGGAPALNGYSYYYKDG